The following coding sequences are from one Pelmatolapia mariae isolate MD_Pm_ZW linkage group LG4, Pm_UMD_F_2, whole genome shotgun sequence window:
- the utp18 gene encoding U3 small nucleolar RNA-associated protein 18 homolog isoform X2, which produces MEDMSFIKLPANEGKQPAKKRAKPPQSSLEEEEEERRRNVKNLAVLGEKNSSVKLLEELVFGAEEELLERLVEEDEDQTGLLLLEDKDEEEAKESEDEGGVRQELQAEKKAAWVDEDDELEEEVDMKHRFRRNLMKGEAESIMTKQKLQQRMREQFQKAMGGTPSWAESGAQKKTEEEEDEDEEDDLLRRTGNFVASSDSLPSSILRVKKCLHANSARPSEDRLTTVQFHPSAQVVMTAGLDQSVSLFQVDGKTNPKIQSIHLERFPVHKAQFSVDGETVIATSLKNKMFYLYDMMEGRVSPVHTVRGLNEARVKEFSVCPEGGALLLTGTNGYLHLLTLKTKEVVRSMKINGDVSGVAFSPDGSKVFANSEDGEVYVWDMRSSRCVNRFTDDGCVRGTSIATSQNGRYLACGSQSGVVNVYSQEVCLNSANPKPLKAVMNLLTSATALTFNPTSEILAIASRAEDEAVRLVHLPSLTVFSNFPVAKRKIVYRASCLDFSPHSGFFSLANNKGHAPLYRLLHYKEF; this is translated from the exons ATGGAGGACATGAGCTTCATTAAGCTGCCGGCCAATGAGGGCAAACAGCCGGCCAAGAAGAGGGCGAAACCCCCGCAGTCTAgcctggaggaagaggaggaggagcggcGGAGGAACGTAAAGAACCTGGCGGTGCTGGGGGAGAAGAACAGCTCGGTGAAGCTGCTGGAGGAGCTGGTATTCGGGGCcgaggaggagctgctggagagACTCGTGGAG GAGGACGAGGACCAAACCGGACTcctgctgctggaggacaaAGATGAAGAGGAGGCAAAGGAGTCTGAGGATGAGGGCGGAGTGCGGCAGGAGCTGCAGGCCGAGAAGAAAGCGGCGTGGGTGGACGAGGATGACGAGCTGGAGGAAGA GGTGGACATGAAGCACCGTTTCCGTAGAAACCTGATGAAAGGCGAGGCAGAGTCCATCATGACCAAACAGAAACTGCAGCAGAGGATGAGGGAGCA GTTCCAGAAGGCGATGGGAGGAACTCCATCATGGGCGGAGAGCGGTGCCCAGAAGAAGa ctgaggaggaggaggatgaagatgaggaggatgacCTGCTGAGGAGGACGGGAAACTTTGTGGCGTCCTCGGACAGCCTGCCCAGCAGCATCCTGAGG GTGAAGAAGTGTCTCCACGCCAACAGCGCCCGGCCGTCTGAGGACAGGCTGACCACCGTCCAGTTCCACCCCAGCGCTCAAGTCGTCATGACTGCCGGCCTCGACCAGTCCGTCTCCCTGTTCCAG GTGGACGGGAAGACCAACCCGAAGATCCAGAGCATCCACCTGGAGCGCTTCCCCGTCCACAAGGCGCAGTTCAGCGTGGACGGGGAGACGGTGATCGCCACCAGCCTCAAGAACAAGATGTTCTACCTGTACGACATGATGGAGGGCCGCGTCTCACCTGTGCACACCGTCAGAG GTCTGAATGAAGCTCGAGTGAAGGAGTTCTCCGTGTGTCCTGAAGGAGGCGCTCTGCTGCTCACAGGCACCAATGGATACCTGCACCTCCTCACCCTCAAG acaaaGGAGGTGGTTCGCAGTATGAAGATAAACGGTGATGTCAGCGGCGTCGCGTTCTCtcctgatggcagcaaagtcTTTGCAAACTCGG aGGATGGGGAGGTGTATGTGTGGGACATGCGCAGCAGTCGGTGTGTGAACAGGTTTACGGACGACGGCTGCGTGAGGGGAACTTCCATCGCCACTTCTCAAAACGGGCGGTACCTGGCCTGTGG CTCTCAGTCGGGTGTGGTCAACGTCTACTCTCAGGAGGTGTGTCTTAATTCGGCCAATCCAAAGCCTCTGAAGGCAGTGATGAACCTGCTGACCTCAGCGACCGCCCTGACCTTTAACCCCACATCGGAGATCCTGGCCATTGCGTCCCGCGCAGAGGATGAGGCTGTGCGGCTG GTTCACCTGCCCAGCCTCACCGTCTTCTCCAACTTCCCCGTCGCCAAGAGGAAGATCGTTTATCGAGCCAGCTGCCTCGACTTCTCCCCGCACAGCGGCTTCTTCTCACTGGCTAACAACAAAGGCCACGCCCCCCTCTACAG GTTGCTGCATTACAAAGAGTTCTGA
- the utp18 gene encoding U3 small nucleolar RNA-associated protein 18 homolog isoform X1 produces the protein MEDMSFIKLPANEGKQPAKKRAKPPQSSLEEEEEERRRNVKNLAVLGEKNSSVKLLEELVFGAEEELLERLVEEDEDQTGLLLLEDKDEEEAKESEDEGGVRQELQAEKKAAWVDEDDELEEEVDMKHRFRRNLMKGEAESIMTKQKLQQRMREQFQKAMGGTPSWAESGAQKKSKRRRRAEEEEDEDEEDDLLRRTGNFVASSDSLPSSILRVKKCLHANSARPSEDRLTTVQFHPSAQVVMTAGLDQSVSLFQVDGKTNPKIQSIHLERFPVHKAQFSVDGETVIATSLKNKMFYLYDMMEGRVSPVHTVRGLNEARVKEFSVCPEGGALLLTGTNGYLHLLTLKTKEVVRSMKINGDVSGVAFSPDGSKVFANSEDGEVYVWDMRSSRCVNRFTDDGCVRGTSIATSQNGRYLACGSQSGVVNVYSQEVCLNSANPKPLKAVMNLLTSATALTFNPTSEILAIASRAEDEAVRLVHLPSLTVFSNFPVAKRKIVYRASCLDFSPHSGFFSLANNKGHAPLYRLLHYKEF, from the exons ATGGAGGACATGAGCTTCATTAAGCTGCCGGCCAATGAGGGCAAACAGCCGGCCAAGAAGAGGGCGAAACCCCCGCAGTCTAgcctggaggaagaggaggaggagcggcGGAGGAACGTAAAGAACCTGGCGGTGCTGGGGGAGAAGAACAGCTCGGTGAAGCTGCTGGAGGAGCTGGTATTCGGGGCcgaggaggagctgctggagagACTCGTGGAG GAGGACGAGGACCAAACCGGACTcctgctgctggaggacaaAGATGAAGAGGAGGCAAAGGAGTCTGAGGATGAGGGCGGAGTGCGGCAGGAGCTGCAGGCCGAGAAGAAAGCGGCGTGGGTGGACGAGGATGACGAGCTGGAGGAAGA GGTGGACATGAAGCACCGTTTCCGTAGAAACCTGATGAAAGGCGAGGCAGAGTCCATCATGACCAAACAGAAACTGCAGCAGAGGATGAGGGAGCA GTTCCAGAAGGCGATGGGAGGAACTCCATCATGGGCGGAGAGCGGTGCCCAGAAGAAGagtaagaggaggaggagag ctgaggaggaggaggatgaagatgaggaggatgacCTGCTGAGGAGGACGGGAAACTTTGTGGCGTCCTCGGACAGCCTGCCCAGCAGCATCCTGAGG GTGAAGAAGTGTCTCCACGCCAACAGCGCCCGGCCGTCTGAGGACAGGCTGACCACCGTCCAGTTCCACCCCAGCGCTCAAGTCGTCATGACTGCCGGCCTCGACCAGTCCGTCTCCCTGTTCCAG GTGGACGGGAAGACCAACCCGAAGATCCAGAGCATCCACCTGGAGCGCTTCCCCGTCCACAAGGCGCAGTTCAGCGTGGACGGGGAGACGGTGATCGCCACCAGCCTCAAGAACAAGATGTTCTACCTGTACGACATGATGGAGGGCCGCGTCTCACCTGTGCACACCGTCAGAG GTCTGAATGAAGCTCGAGTGAAGGAGTTCTCCGTGTGTCCTGAAGGAGGCGCTCTGCTGCTCACAGGCACCAATGGATACCTGCACCTCCTCACCCTCAAG acaaaGGAGGTGGTTCGCAGTATGAAGATAAACGGTGATGTCAGCGGCGTCGCGTTCTCtcctgatggcagcaaagtcTTTGCAAACTCGG aGGATGGGGAGGTGTATGTGTGGGACATGCGCAGCAGTCGGTGTGTGAACAGGTTTACGGACGACGGCTGCGTGAGGGGAACTTCCATCGCCACTTCTCAAAACGGGCGGTACCTGGCCTGTGG CTCTCAGTCGGGTGTGGTCAACGTCTACTCTCAGGAGGTGTGTCTTAATTCGGCCAATCCAAAGCCTCTGAAGGCAGTGATGAACCTGCTGACCTCAGCGACCGCCCTGACCTTTAACCCCACATCGGAGATCCTGGCCATTGCGTCCCGCGCAGAGGATGAGGCTGTGCGGCTG GTTCACCTGCCCAGCCTCACCGTCTTCTCCAACTTCCCCGTCGCCAAGAGGAAGATCGTTTATCGAGCCAGCTGCCTCGACTTCTCCCCGCACAGCGGCTTCTTCTCACTGGCTAACAACAAAGGCCACGCCCCCCTCTACAG GTTGCTGCATTACAAAGAGTTCTGA